From the Pseudomonadota bacterium genome, the window GGTTCATAATTGCGTCTCGATCGAGATTTCGCTCGGCGTAAGCACGGGCGGCGTTACCCAAGCGACGACGTTTGACGGTATCAGCGGCAAGCGCGGCAATCGCTTCTGTCAGTGCCGTCGTATCTCCAGGAGCAGCTAATATTCCACAGGTTTCCACAATACGCCCAACTTGTGTTTCGGGGGTCACGGTTGCCACCACGGGCCTACCGCTTGCTAGCATACCGGTCAGTTTAGATGGCATCACCAAGTCAGCAGCATCAGCGCGCTGCGGTAGCAAGTGTATGTCTGCAAGGCTTAGCAAATCATTCAGTCGCTCGAGGGGCTGAAGTGGCAACCAGCGGACATTGGGTAGGTCGCTGGTTTGGTCTTTGAGTCGTTCCCTGGCGCTGCCAGCGCCAGCGATGACAAAGACGATATCCCTTCGATCTTTTAGCATTCTGGCTGCATCCGCCAGTAATTCCAGGCCCTGTTTCTCGCCTAAATTGCCCGCGTACAGAGCGACCGTTTGGTCCTCTTTAATATCGAGCTCTAGCCGAAAAGGGCTGGCTTTGTCTGGAAGCGGGTGAATCGTATTGATGTCGGCCCAGTTGGGAAATAGCGACAACTTTTCCGGTGGGTAGTTTTTCTCCTCCACCCGTGCAAGCATGCGCTCGGAAATTGTCGTGATCCGATCGAACCGCGATAACAATGCATGTTCGAGCCAAAGTGCCACATGTTTTAAGTACCCTTTGGGCAGCAAGCCCATATCGAACGCTGCATCGACTTCCAAATCCTGAATATGAAGCCAGCTTTTCGCACCTGATAGCTTGGCCGTCAGCAGTGCAACCGGCGCAGAGAATAGCGTGGGTTCAACGGTAAAGAC encodes:
- a CDS encoding WcaI family glycosyltransferase, which gives rise to MANIRDGNDRQWHDGTRVPVWRCPLWVPTKPNGAKRLLHLASFAASSTPVALAQARWRPNLVFTVEPTLFSAPVALLTAKLSGAKSWLHIQDLEVDAAFDMGLLPKGYLKHVALWLEHALLSRFDRITTISERMLARVEEKNYPPEKLSLFPNWADINTIHPLPDKASPFRLELDIKEDQTVALYAGNLGEKQGLELLADAARMLKDRRDIVFVIAGAGSARERLKDQTSDLPNVRWLPLQPLERLNDLLSLADIHLLPQRADAADLVMPSKLTGMLASGRPVVATVTPETQVGRIVETCGILAAPGDTTALTEAIAALAADTVKRRRLGNAARAYAERNLDRDAIMNRFSETAMTLCHLPAEKETA